A window of the Pogona vitticeps strain Pit_001003342236 chromosome 4, PviZW2.1, whole genome shotgun sequence genome harbors these coding sequences:
- the PTGS2 gene encoding prostaglandin G/H synthase 2: protein MLVLCAAVFSLLALSGAVNPCCSNPCQNRGVCMTTGFDRYECDCTRTGYYGENCTTPEFFTWLRLTLKPAPDTVHYILTHFKGVWDIINNVPFLRNAAMRYILMSRSHLIESPPTYNSHYSYKSWEAYSNLSYYTRSLPPVEHNCPTPMGVKGKKELPDSNIIVEKFLLRRKFIPDPQGTNVMFTFFAQHFTHQFFKTDHHKGPAFTKGLGHGVDLNHIYGETLDRQMKLRLLKDGKLKFQMIDGEMYPPTVKETQAEMIYPPHTPEHLKFSVGQEVFGLVPGLMMYATLWLREHNRVCDILKTEHPEWDDEQLFQTARLILIGETIKIVIEDYVQHLSGYHFKLKFDPELLFNQRFQYQNRIAAEFNTLYHWHPLLPDTFQIHNQEYTYPQFLYNNSIMLEHGLSHMVQSFSKQRAGRVAGGRNVPAAVMKVAKASIDQSRQMRYRSLNEYRKHFLLKPFKSFEELTGEKEMAAELEELYGDIDAMELYPALLVEKPRPGAIFGETMIELGAPFSLKGLMGNAICSPEYWKPSTFGGKVGFDIINTASIQRLICNNVAGCPLTAFHIVNQETAATSNISTSSTSIDEINPAVLLKERSAEL from the exons ATGCTTGTACTCTGTGcggctgttttttctctcttggcTCTTAGCGGAGCAG TTAACCCTTGCTGTTCAAATCCATGTCAGAATAGAGGAGTGTGCATGACAACAGGCTTTGACAGATACGAATGCGACTGCACGCGAACTGGATATTATGGTGAAAACTGCACAACAC CGGAATTTTTTACCTGGCTGCGACTGACACTAAAGCCAGCTCCTGACACAGTCCATTACATACTCACTCACTTCAAAGGAGTCTGGGATATCATTAACAATGTTCCATTTCTTCGCAATGCTGCCATGAGATATATACTGATGT CGAGATCTCACTTAATTGAAAGCCCACCGACGTATAATAGCCATTACAGCTACAAGAGCTGGGAAGCCTACTCAAACCTTTCCTACTATACCAGATCACTTCCACCAGTGGAACACAATTGCCCCACCCCAATGGGAGTGAAAG GTAAGAAAGAGCTTCCGGATTCCAACATCATTGTAGAGAAATTCCTGCTGAGGAGAAAATTTATTCCAGACCCTCAAGGCACAAACGTGATGTTCACATTCTTTGCACAGCATTTCACCCACCAGTTCTTCAAGACAGATCACCACAAAGGGCCAGCGTTCACAAAAGGCCTTGGGCATGGG gttgatttaaatcatatctATGGAGAGACTTTGGACAGACAAATGAAATTGAGACTGCTTAAGGATGGAAAACTAAAATTTCAG ATGATTGATGGAGAGATGTATCCACCCACAGTGAAAGAAACTCAAGCAGAAATGATCTATCCACCCCACACCCCTGAGCACCTGAAATTTTCTGTAGGGCAAGAGGTCTTTGGCTTGGTTCCAGGATTGATGATGTATGCCACATTGTGGCTTCGAGAACACAACCGGGTCTGTGATATTCTCAAGACAGAGCATCCAGAATGGGATGATGAGCAGCTGTTCCAAACAGCCAGACTGATCTTGATAG gtGAGACCATCAAGATTGTGATTGAAGATTATGTGCAGCACTTAAGTGGTTATCACTTCAAGCTGAAGTTTGATCCAGAGCTTCTCTTCAATCAACGGTTTCAGTATCAGAACAGAATAGCAGCAGAATTCAACACCCTCTACCACTGGCATCCTCTTCTGCCTGACACCTTTCAGATACACAACCAAGAGTACACTTATCCACAGTTCCTCTACAACAACTCCATCATGCTggaacatggcctctcccatatGGTGCAGTCTTTCTCCAAGCAAAGGGCTGGAAGG GTAGCTGGCGGTAGGAATGTTCCCGCTGCAGTTATGAAAGTAGCTAAAGCTTCCATTGATCAAAGCAGACAGATGAGATATCGATCTCTGAATGAGTACCGGAAGCATTTTCTACTGAAACCTTTCAAGTCATTTGAAGAACTTACAG gagaaaaagaaatggcagcgGAACTTGAAGAGCTCTATGGAGATATCGATGCTATGGAGCTGTATCCAGCCCTTCTTGTAGAAAAACCACGTCCTGGAGCCATCTTTGGCGAAACCATGATAGAGCTTGGAGCCCCATTTTCTCTGAAGGGTCTCATGGGAAATGCAATCTGCTCACCCGAGTACTGGAAGCCAAGCACATTTGGGGGCAAAGTGGGCTTTGACATTATTAACACAGCCTCCATCCAGAGACTTATCTGCAACAATGTGGCGGGCTGTCCTCTTACAGCTTTCCATATTGTAAACcaagaaacagcagcaacaagcaACATCAGCACTTCTAGCACATCAATAGATGAGATCAACCCAGCAGTACTACTAAAAGAGCGATCTGCTGAACTATAG